The Oncorhynchus gorbuscha isolate QuinsamMale2020 ecotype Even-year unplaced genomic scaffold, OgorEven_v1.0 Un_scaffold_3610, whole genome shotgun sequence DNA window CATGGCCGTATTTCCCTGCCTGTTTTATCAACTGAGTTACAGTAGAACCCTGGTCGTCTGTCCTCCACCACTATGTTAGGGGGTTGAGCTGAGGCCGAGGCAAGGTTACTTGAGCATATTGCACAGCCACTTGTTTCCAAGCTTGTTGTCAACGTTGGTCATTTTTTCATCTTTCTGTATTTCTGAGAATTTATGTTCACGTTCCTTCCTCTTGTTCCTTCCTCTAAATCACGGGTGTCGACATCATTCCACGGAGGTCCTAGTGTCTGTGGGTTTTAGGTTTTtcttttcaattaagacctagacaaccaggtaagGGGAGTTCCTTAGTAATTAGTGACCTGAATTCATCAGTCAAGCACAAGTGAAGAGTGAAAgcctgcagacactcggccctccgcgGAAGGAGTCTTCCACGTGCTGTAAATGATGCCGTGTCTGTTTACAGTCTCACAGAAGAGAAGCTTTGCCTGGAGAAAGAGTATGAGTCTCAACCCAAACCAGTTGTAAGTATCTCAGCGCAACAGTGCAACAGTCACAGATTTATCTCCCATTGATAGTCATTCACATGATCTGTCCCATCATACACCACAGCATGACATTCCACAGCATGACACACCTACAGCAGTAAATCCCTCATTTAGAAGCAGAGAaatgacacacacagtgaaaggacagagaaacagacggTGTCTTTGCTGCGTACCATACAGGCATCCTTGTCCAAATGCTTGATTAATGAGGCTGGCTTCTTCACATGGTTCAGTCTCCTCGTTGTCACTGGGTTGTGGTACCATACATGGTTCTGTCCCCTCGTCGTGTCACATGTTCTGTCTCCTCGTTGTCACTGGGTCGTGGTACCATACATGGTTCTGTCCCCTCGTTGTCACTGGGTCGTGGTACCATACATGGTTCTGTCTCCTCGTTGTCACTGGGTTGTGGTACCATACATGGTTCTGTCTCCTCGTTGTCACTGGGTTCGTGGTACCATACATGGTTCTGTCTCCTCACTGGGTTGTACCATACATGGTTCTGGGTCACTGGGTGGTACCATACATGGTTCTGTCCCCTCGTTGTCACTGGGTCGTGGTACCATACATGGTTCTGTCTCCTCGTTGTCACTGGGTTGTGGTACCATACATGGTTCTGTCTCCTCGTTGTCACTGGGTTGTGGTACCATACATGGTTCTGTCTCCTCGTTGTCACTGCATGGTTTTGTCAACTGGTACCATACATGGTTCTGTCTCCTCGTTGTCACTGGGTCGTGGTACCATACATGGTTCTGTCTCCTCGTTGTCACTGGGTCGTGGTACCATACATGGTTCTGTCTCCTCGTTGTCACTGGGTCGTGGTACCATACATGGTTCTGTCTCCTCGTTGTCACTGGGTCGTGGTACCATACATGGTTCTGTCTCCTCGTTGTCACTGGGTCGTGGTACCATACATGGTTCTGTCTCCTCGTTGTCACTGGGTCGTGGTACCATACATGGTTCTGTCTCCTCACTGGGTTGTACCAGACACTGGGTAAGGGGGTACCTTACATGGTTCTGTCTCCTCGTTGTCACTGGGTCGTGGTACCATACATGGTTCTGTCTCCTCGTCACTGACACGTGTCATGGTTCTGGGTCACGTGGTACCATACATGGTTCTGTCTCCTCGTTGTCACTGGGTCGTGGTACCATACATGGTTCTGTCTCCTCGTTGTCACTGGGTCGTGGTACCATACATGGTTCTGTCTCCTCGTTGTCACTGGGTCGTGGTACCATACATGGTTCTGTCTCCTCGTTGTCACTGGGTCGTGGTACCATACATGGTTCTGTCTCCTCGTTGTCACTGGGTCGTGGTACCATACATGGTTCTGTCTCCTCGTTGTCACTGGGTTGTGGTACCATACATGGTTCTGTGTCTACCACTAAGTGAGGCCCGATCATTGATCTAATGATATTTTACATTACTCCTTTAATGAACTTGTTATTACAGTTGGTTTGGTTACAGTTAAATAGTAGTTACTTTTTAACACCCATTACAGCTACACTATAATCACATGGATTTATATAGTCAGACTCCCAGGAAAGTCACGACCCAGCTATTACCTTTGATATCCCCTTCAAATAGCTGgcacagtactgtgtgtgtgtccatgattTGCACTTGCATGAATGTGTATTTGTCTCAATGTTGATGTGTTTTGTATGTCCCATAAGCCATTTCCTGGTGTGTCCTCAGGAGCTGGAGAAGCGTGCGAAGGCCTGAAGGACAGCAGTGAGGAGCTGAGGAAGGAGGTGTctcagaggagacaggagatacACAGCCTGCTGGAGGACATGGAGGCCAGACACAAACTGATGACcagggagcagagagaactggACCACAAGAAGGACAGCATAGTAAACAACCAGGTGACAGGTTGGAGCGGGCAGAGGGTGGTAGAGGGAGGGCACAGGGTGGTAGAGGGAGGGCACAGGGTGGTAGAGGGTgggcagaggagggcagagggtgAGGGCAGAGGGTGGGCAGAGGGTGGGCAGAGggtgggcagaggagagggtgggcaggagagggagggcagagggagggcagagggtggtagagggagggcagagggtggtagagggtggtagagggtggtagagggagggcagagggtggtagagggtggtagagggtgggacagatagagggagggcagagggtggtagagggtggtagagggagggcagagggtggTAGAGGGTGGTAGAGGGTGGTAGAGGGTGGTAGAGGGTGGTAGAGGGTGGGCACAGGGTGTGgtagagggagtggtagaggggtGTTAGAGGAGGGTGGTAGAGGGGTGTTAGAGGAGTGGTGACCAGGGTggtagaggggtgagggagagggagtggtagagggtgttagagggagtggtagaggggtGAGAGGACAGGGGGTGTTAGAGGGGTGTTAGGGAGTGGTAAACAAGGGGTGTTAGGGAGTGGTAGAGGGGTGTTAGGGAGTGGTAGAGGGGTGTTAGAGggtggtagagggtagaggggtgtTGGGGAGTGGTAGAGGGTGGTAGAGGGGTGAGGGTGGTAGaggggtgtgttagagggtggttagtagggtggtagagggggtagagagtggtagagggtggGCAGAGGGTGGGCAGAGGAGTGGTAGaggggtgttgtggtagagggtGGGTAGTGGGGTGTTAGAGTGGTAGTGGGGTGTTGGGAGAGTGGGTGGTagcagagagtggtagagggtcAGTCTTGTGTTTAAAACAACATAGAGAAGGGCATGATTTAAAACCATTGAAATAGAAGAACTCATTAGTCTTCCTATAATGTCCTTCTCTACGGCGTGTCGTCCTGTGTCACCAGGCTGAGTTGGCCCAGCTTCTGTCTGTTCCTGGCCAGTTGGGgaaggagattgagaggatcAACAGGAAAAAGATGTACGTAAGATGTGTCTGGCTATGAATTCATGTATTGGTGATGTGCTACATAACCTTCATAACTAACTCTGGAGCTACTAAAGCAGGAAGTAAGGCCATGTTCATGAGTCATGGAAGGGAGACTCCCAACGTAAACCTTGAACCAGTCCACAGTTTTTTGGGGCACCTACCAAGAGTAAACGGCTAACCCTACAGACCAATGTCTCTGCCAAAACTGTCTGGAATGACGTCTTTGCAGGCTGTTTTGCTCGCTGGGTTAAGCCTACAGTCTACCAGCCTGGTGTCATGCATGTCTTCCTCTGTGGTGGCCAGGGAGGTTGAGAAAAGTAAGGCGGCCCTAGACGAGCAGCTGTCTGAGGTGGCGGCTCTGCAGAAGAGGACAGAGGCTCGCTGTCGCTccctggaggaggagaagagggaggtgaGGAGGCAGGTGGAGGGGCGCAGGGCACACCTGGAGGCTGCCGAGAGGGAACACAGCATGCTGCAGAAAGAGCAGGAGATGACCAAGGAGAAGGAGGTCATTATGATGGGACAGAGGTACAGGACAGGCGGCAGACAATGTCCATGTATCTAGAGCAGCATCTGTATGCAGCGAtagtacctacagttgaagtcagaagtttacatgtacCATAGCCAGAtacatttacactcagtttttcacaattcctgacatttaatccaagtaaaaatccctgttttaggtcagttaggatcaccactttattttaagaatgtgaaatatcagaataatataataattattattattattatttcagcttttatttatttcatcacattcccagtgggtcagaagtttacatacactcaattagtatttgcttgcattgcctttaaattgtataACTTGAGTCCATTGttttgggtagtcttccacaagcttcccacaataagttgggtgaattttggcccattcctcctgacagagctggtgtaactgagtcaggtttgtaggcctccttgctcgcacacgccttttcagttctgcccacacattttctataggattgaggtcagggctttgtgatggccactccaataccttgactttgtccttaagccattttgccacaactttggaagtatgcttggggccattgtccatttgggaccaagctttaacttcctgactaatgtcttgagatgttgcttcaatatatccacatcattttcctacctcatgatgccatctattttgtgaagtgcagaaTAAACAACAATGCATAAAAACACAAAATGTTGGAGCCACAGGCACAGAACAGACAGAGCTTGATGTGTCcagtaacagaacagacagagcttGATGTGTCcagtaacagaacagacagagcttGATGTGTCCAGTAACAGACAGAGCTTGATGTGTCcagtaacagaacagacagagcttGATGTGTCcagtaacagaacagacagagcttGATGTGTCcagtaacagaacagacagagcttGATGTGTCCAGTAACAGACAGAGCTTGACAGACAGAGCTTGATGTGTCcagtaacagaacagacagagcttGATGTGTCcagtaacagaacagacagagcttGATGTGTCcagtaacagaacagacagagcttGATGTGTCcagtaacagaacagacagagcttGATGTGTCcagtaacagaacagacagagcttGATGTGTCcagtaacagaacagacagagcttCATGTGTCcagtaacagaacagacagagcttCATGTGTCcagtaacagaacagacagagcttGATGTGTCcagtaacagaacagacagagcttGATGTGTCcagtaacagaacagacagagcttGATGTGTCCCCCATTCATTTTGACAAGGTTTTCAATCATTGTGATGTGGATGCATTAGGTTGTATTGTCCCCATTAGTCCAGATGCTGTCTCTCAGAGCCCCCCACTGGGA harbors:
- the LOC124028000 gene encoding coiled-coil domain-containing protein 146-like, which produces MEARHKLMTREQRELDHKKDSIVNNQAELAQLLSVPGQLGKEIERINRKKMEVEKSKAALDEQLSEVAALQKRTEARCRSLEEEKREVRRQVEGRRAHLEAAEREHSMLQKEQEMTKEKEVIMMGQRGMLDINTGHCIIA